A section of the Malania oleifera isolate guangnan ecotype guangnan chromosome 2, ASM2987363v1, whole genome shotgun sequence genome encodes:
- the LOC131149342 gene encoding protein RESTRICTED TEV MOVEMENT 2-like, which yields MDARSSRVTFEDFEPVWELTQEKDCDTLILYLPGFRKEQIRVQLIKARLLRVSGERPLDNNKWGRFSKDFSFPSNCDTTKVAAKFDNGMLYVRQPKIITQEEQQETEKPAAREEKPAREAPRPAAPMADSQAMEEKQPRDQTPKLPTPSQEPQANGKELENANSASQSSPVKQKQKQSNVKGVKTVPSDTNGKTDAPADADNLSQKALEGLKASADWLAETAKAMSTVGEKQENVSDTINNAAVMEEAEQNLSGGIRSTREYYKQVVNGLLVELRNRRRQVNLIAIVLLALLFGHYVKNYIGSSKESEN from the exons ATGGACGCAAGATCATCACGAGTTACATTCGAGGATTTTGAACCAGTATGGGAATTGACACAAGAGAAAGATTGCGACACTCTTATCCTCTACCTCCCTG GTTTTAGAAAGGAGCAAATAAGGGTTCAACTGATCAAAGCTCGCCTTCTGAGGGTCTCCGGAGAGCGGCCTCTTGACAACAACAAATGGGGCAGATTCAGCAAGGACTTTAGTTTTCCCTCAAACTGTGATACTACTAAAGTGGCAGCTAAGTTTGATAATGGAATGCTGTATGTTAGACAGCCTAAGATAATCACCCAAGAAGAGCAGCAGGAAACGGAGAAACCTGCAGCCAGGGAGGAGAAACCAGCCAGAGAGGCTCCGAGGCCTGCAGCGCCTATGGCTGATTCACAAGCCATGGAAGAGAAACAGCCTAGAGATCAGACCCCAAAGCTTCCAACACCCTCTCAGGAGCCACAAGCAAACGGGAAGGAGTTGGAAAACGCAAACAGTGCCTCCCAAAGTTCGCCAgtgaaacagaaacagaaacagagcAATGTGAAGGGGGTGAAAACTGTCCCAAGTGATACAAATGGAAAGACGGATGCCCCAGCCGACGCCGATAATCTTTCTCAAAAGGCTTTGGAGGGGTTGAAGGCTAGTGCTGACTGGCTAGCTGAAACAGCAAAGGCTATGAGCACAGTAGGAGAAAAGCAAGAAAATGTCAGCGACACCATCAACAATGCTGCAGTGATGGAGGAAGCTGAGCAAAATCTGAGTGGAGGTATTCGATCGACACGGGAGTACTATAAGCAGGTTGTTAATGGTCTATTGGTGGAGCTAAGGAATCGAAGAAGGCAAGTCAACTTGATTGCAATTGTTCTTTTAGCTCTGCTATTTGGGCATTATGTTAAAAATTACATTGGCTCTTCCAAGGAATCAGAAAACTGA